DNA from Nitrospina gracilis Nb-211:
CCGAGCATGTGTGCGACCGCATCGGGCAGTACCGGGCGGAATCAAAGTGACGCCTGCGGTTTCGCGCCGACCCCGTTCACATTTTTCCTTAATCCTTCGGGCTGGACCGCGATCCTGGATGGCCACGAGGTTCCTATCGCGCGTGTGGCTCCCAATCTTCAGGCGGTGTTTGTTCCGAAGGGATCGCACACCCTCGCCTTCCTGAGGCGGGTCCGTTCAATACGTGTTGGATTTTTGCAGGATCGCGGGGTCAAGTGGAACCGTCCGCAGGAGTTCGACGATGCGCGCCCCGGCGTCGCCATCTCCGTACACGTTTTCGATGTTGGAGAAATCCGATTCCAACGCGCGGCGCAGGCCGTCGGCGATCGCCTGCTTTTGCGCCGGCACGTCGATCACGTTCGCATTGCGTTCACGTTCCGCCTGGCGGGTGCCGATGTTCACCACGGGCAGGCCGAAACTTGCGGCTTCGATGATGCCACTGCTGGAGTTCCCCGCCATGACGTCGGCCTTCGCCATCCACGACACGAATTCCCCGCGCGGCATGTGCACCCGTACGCGAAATCCCGGTTGATTGCGGAACTGTTCGATGACGCCGCGGATGCGGTTTCCCCCCGCGTCAGCGTTGGGCAGAAGGGTCACCGCCTGCGCACCGCACTCCATCAGCGCTTCCATCAGGTGAACGGTCTGCTGGGCCATGCTGTCGATTTCCTGCACGACGGGATGGAACAGCACCAGCGCCACGGGTTTCGCCGGATCGAGATCCTGTGCCGCGCACAACTCGTCGCGCGAACGCGTCGCCAGGGCTCGCAGACCGTCGAGTCCGGGCGCGCCGGTGATGAAGATGCGGTCCTCGCGTTCTCCCATTTTCACCAGCCGGTCGAAAGATGCCTGCGTGGCGACGAAATGGTAATGCGCCAGTTTGGAGATGGCATGGCGCACCGGCTCGTCCACCGTCCCCGACCGCTCGCCGCCGTGCAGGTGGATGACGGGAAGGTTGAGGTGGATCGCCGCCAACGCCCCCGCAAGCTGTTCACCGCGGTCCCCCAGCACGAGGACGGCATCCGGCTGTTCGAATTCGAGGGCGTCGATCATACCGATGAGTTCCGTGCCCAGGGCGCGGGCCATGCTGGCACCGGAGGTTTCGTCCAATGCCACCGGGATGCGCGCGGCGATGCGCAGTCCGCTGGACTCGATCT
Protein-coding regions in this window:
- the neuC gene encoding UDP-N-acetylglucosamine 2-epimerase; the protein is MRKILYVTGTRADFGLLRATLERIHHDPELDLALCVTGMHLSEHFGNTVTEIESSGLRIAARIPVALDETSGASMARALGTELIGMIDALEFEQPDAVLVLGDRGEQLAGALAAIHLNLPVIHLHGGERSGTVDEPVRHAISKLAHYHFVATQASFDRLVKMGEREDRIFITGAPGLDGLRALATRSRDELCAAQDLDPAKPVALVLFHPVVQEIDSMAQQTVHLMEALMECGAQAVTLLPNADAGGNRIRGVIEQFRNQPGFRVRVHMPRGEFVSWMAKADVMAGNSSSGIIEAASFGLPVVNIGTRQAERERNANVIDVPAQKQAIADGLRRALESDFSNIENVYGDGDAGARIVELLRTVPLDPAILQKSNTY